The genomic DNA ACCAGATTCATTTGTCTCTTATAGGTCTGCGCATACAGGGAAACGAGCTTCGCGGGATGCACTTTTTTCGCCAGCGCTTCGTTTTCCGCCGGAAGCCCGAATGCATCCCAACCCATCGGGTGAAGGACGTTGTAGCCTTGCATGTATTTCATGCGGCAAAGAACATCAGTGGGTATGTAGTTTCGAAGGTGCCCGACGCTCAACCCCTGCCCACTCGGGTAAGGGAAGAAATCCAGTCCATAAAATTTCGGGCGCGAGGGCTCTTCTCGGGTGCGGAAGAGGTCTACCTCTTGCCATTTTTTCTGCCACTTGGGTTCGATAGATTTGGATTCGTAACGAGAGGGCATGGGTTATTGATTATGAATGAATCGTTATTCGGCGTAAAATGATTCCTATGAAGTGGTGCTTTTTGACAGTATCTATTGCCTTCTTCCTCCTCAGCGTTTCGGGGTGCAATTTGGGGCAGCAAGTCACTCCATCTAACACAGGCGACGAAAAATCACAAACGGCTTCTTCAAACCCAGCCAAACAGGGAGAACCGGCGAAATCGCCGCCCTCATCCCAACCTTTGGTCAAGCCAAAAGAATTGATCGCCCTACAACAACTCACGACAAAACCCAAACCGGGAATCGTAGGTATATGGCTTCCTCAAGTTCGCGACCCGCAGACGAACAACATCCTGCCGTGGGAGCCGGGCAAGGATGGAAAGCAACAGCCATGGGTAATTATCGAATTCAAAAAAGACGGAACTTTCACGATTACCGGCTGGGGTCCGCGTGGGAAAATCACTTCCTCCGGAAAATACAAACTCGAAGGCACAAAACTCACGCTCATCATCGAAGTCATCGAAGGTAAACCTGCACCCGCTTCGGAACGTACTCCTCGAGTGGGCAAACTCAACAAGGACGGACTAACTTTGGTGGACGACGCAGGTGTCGGCTGGATAAAAAAGAAATGAGCAAATAAAATTAAAGATGAAGCCGCAAGAAGAATTAGAAGTCCTCATACGCGCGAAATATCCGATTCTTTATGTGATCACTTTCGAAGAGGAGCGCGTCGTCGAAGCATTGGAATCCATCGCTTCGGAATTGAAACGCCCCTTTCACACATGGTCACTAACGCAAGGGACGAAAGTCGGGCTCGAGGAATCTCCTTACGTTCCGAAAACACGACTCTCGGCAGAACTCGAAGTTTTGGCGGAAATCTACAGCAAAAACGAACCGGCGATATATTGCCTCAAAGATTATCACGTGTATTTGAACGACTCGCGCGTGATTCGTCTGCTCAGGGAACTCGCTCATCGTTTGAAAAGTCGCTCGCAAACTCTGATTCTTACCGCCCCTGTATTGCGACTCCCCACCGAACTCGAAAAAGATATCACGGTTCTCGATTTCGGCTTGCCCGATGACGAAGAAATTGCGATGGTCGTAGAATCTGCCGTGAGTGCGATTCGTAACAACCCGAACGTAGACGGACGATTAGACCCACAAGAGTACGAAAAAATCGTGAAATCCTGTATGGGCTTGACGTTGAACGAAGTGGAATCCGTTTTGGCGAGAAGTTTGGTCGAAAAGAAAAAACTGAGCGTGGATGTGATTTTGGAACAGAAAAAACAAATCGTGCGCAAAACAGGTTTGTTAGAATATTACGCTGCGGAAGATAATTTTAAAAACGTGGGGGGAATGGAGCATTTGAAAGAGTGGTTAATTAAGAGGAGAGAGAGTTTTACGGATAAAGCGCGTGAGTACGGATTGCCTGCGCCGAAAGGAGTGCTTTTGCTGGGCGTACAAGGATGCGGGAAATCGCTGGTTGCGAAAGCGATTGCAAGCGAATGGAATCTGCCGATGCTCCGTTTGGACGTAGGTCGAATCTTCGGAAGTTTGGTGGGGCAAAGCGAAGAAAACATTCGTCGTGCGATTAAAGTTGCGGAAAGCGTCGCACCGTGTATTCTTTGGGCAGACGAACTCGAAAAAGGTTTTGCAGGAACGCAAAGCAGTGCAGTCAGCGACAGCGGAACGACCGCACGTGTCTTCGCAACGTTTCTTACATGGATGCAGGAAAAAACATCGCCCGTGTTTTTAGTGGCGACGTCGAACGACGTTTCGCAACTCCCCCCCGAACTTTTGCGCAAAGGACGATTCGATGAGATATTTTTTATAGATTTGCCGGACTTCGAAGAAAGAGAAGAAATCTTTCGGATTCACTTGCGAAAAAGGAAACGGAATCCGGAGAATTTCGATATCAAAAAACTCGCAGAAGCCACGAAAGGTTTTTCAGGCGCAGAAATCGAGCAGATTGTGGTGAGCGCGCTTTTTTCGGCGTTTTACGAACATCGCGAACTG from Fimbriimonadales bacterium includes the following:
- a CDS encoding AAA family ATPase, which produces MKPQEELEVLIRAKYPILYVITFEEERVVEALESIASELKRPFHTWSLTQGTKVGLEESPYVPKTRLSAELEVLAEIYSKNEPAIYCLKDYHVYLNDSRVIRLLRELAHRLKSRSQTLILTAPVLRLPTELEKDITVLDFGLPDDEEIAMVVESAVSAIRNNPNVDGRLDPQEYEKIVKSCMGLTLNEVESVLARSLVEKKKLSVDVILEQKKQIVRKTGLLEYYAAEDNFKNVGGMEHLKEWLIKRRESFTDKAREYGLPAPKGVLLLGVQGCGKSLVAKAIASEWNLPMLRLDVGRIFGSLVGQSEENIRRAIKVAESVAPCILWADELEKGFAGTQSSAVSDSGTTARVFATFLTWMQEKTSPVFLVATSNDVSQLPPELLRKGRFDEIFFIDLPDFEEREEIFRIHLRKRKRNPENFDIKKLAEATKGFSGAEIEQIVVSALFSAFYEHRELTQEDMLKEAEHMVPLSVMMSEDIQTLRDWARLRARPASRKDEPLETERVVEF